CCATCATGCTTGATAAAGAAACAGATAGAACCTTCTTTTTCAAAGTCATTGTCATTCCTCCTATTAAACTAGATTCAATTCTATTTTACGGAATATTTCAAAAACAATTAATAGAGTAAGATGCCTATTTTGCAGACAAATTTCGAGATGCTAAATAAGTAGTTTGGATAGAGTTTAATCTTCAGGAAATTGGGTTTTGTAGGAAAAAAGTAGTTAATAATCAAGAAGGGCAAATGAAAAAAGCGTGCTATGCGAAGCACGCGGTGGGATTATACAGTTTGAGGCTGGAGCGGAAAAAAATAAAAAAGCCAGGAAGCCCAGCTTCTAGATCTTTGTAAGTTCTTCCTCAAAATAAAAAGTACTAGGATACTCTTTTACAGTGTATGAATATCTTTTCATGTTTTTCACGTATTGGGATTTCATAATAGTCACTGTTTCACCGGTTTCCTTAATATTGACACTTTGACCTGTTTTATAAAGGTTGCTTGCGCTTTTCAATTAGCCACGCCCTTTCATGTTCTCTTCATTATACCACGTTTCTGGCTCGCTATTGTTAAATTCCATTATGGTCTATAGAAACTTTATTTATAAAGCCTTTTTTTGGAAAATTCCTTTAAGCTTGCACTATCCTTTCAATTCTGTTATTCTTAGGAAGAATTATTTTTGTTCGGTATGCAAGGAAAGAACATGCACTGCTTGATTCGCCTGGATATCACTGAGACAAGAATAGTAACAAATTGTGTGGATATCACACTAGGAGGCAACAAAAATGGAAAACGGTAAAGTAAAATGGTTTAACGCAGAAAAAGGTTTCGGATTCATCGAGCGCGAAGGTGGAGAAGACGTATTCGTACACTTCTCAGCTATCCAAGGCGAAGGCTTCAAGACTCTTGAAGAAGGCCAAGAAGTTTCTTTCGACGTTGAGCAAGGTGCTCGTGGACCACAAGCAGCTAACGTTACAAAACTATAATAACGGATTAGCCCATACAAACAAGCTCTGAGTGATCAGAGCTTGTTTTTTTATGCCTGAAAAATAAAAATTAACATAAAAAAACCCCGCTCATTAGAGTGGGGTTTAATGCGGTAAAGCAATGGTTGTTTTTATTATAGCATAAGTTTTACAGCCACTGTAAAAAAGTTTTTTAAAGTTTGTTGATTGCAGGCAGACGGGTTCCCTTCATAACCTCAGTATACGGATGGCCCAGAAAATACGACATGAGTAGGGATTAATAGACAAATTCATCTAGTTTTTCTCGAAAAATCTGAATTTTCCATTGAAGAATCCATTCGAGGAGTAGATAATAACCATATAGGTATAAATTCATAAAATGGAGATTCCCGGGGGATACAATGATAGAGTTTGTAAAAGATCTGATTCTGCACTTTTCAATTATATTATCACTCGGTTTCATGTATAACTTTCTATGGATGCAAAAGCGTTCGGTGTATAAAAAGCAAGTTTTTAAAATGGCGATTTTAGCCACCTTGTTGATGACCATGGCGTTGCCTGTAAGGTTTCATGGCGGCATGGAATTCGACTTGAAGCTGGTCCCTGTCTTCATTGCCTTCTTTTATTTAAGCAGGACTGACAGCTTTTTGCTTGTAGCGGTCCTTTTGTTATTGCAGGGTTTTGTTGAAATTGACAAAATGGCCGTCACGTCCATCAATTATATCGTCATATTAATCTTGTTTTTTTCGATTGAAAAGGTATATAAGGAGACAACTGTTAACAGAAAAATTGCTCTCGGCCTTTTTGTCTATGGGCTGATTACAGTAACCCGGCTTGCGGCTATGATCAACTCCGGCGATGCGGGGGACTATCTGTACTTGCTTGTGTTTTCACTGGTCTCTTTTATTGCGCTATCGGTCACTATTTATATTATTGAAATGACTAACCTGCAATTGAAAATGATGCATGAGCTTCACAAGGCTGAGAAATTTTCAGCAATCAGCCAGCTCGCGGCATCGGTTGCCCATGAGATCCGCAACCCCATGACCACGATCAGAGGATTCATGCAAGTCCTTCAGGGAGAAAGGAATCTGAATGACAATCAGAACCTCTTCATCTCGATTTCCCTTCAGGAACTGGATCGTACCCAAACAATCATTGACAACTTCTTATCTTTGGCAAAGCCGAATACAGGCAGCATGGCAAAAATAAATTTAAGCGAACTCTTAAAACAAACGATTGATTTCATGAGATCCTATTCGCATCTCGCCAATACAGAATTGGTGGAGGCGATTGACAAGGAACTTTGCATCAAAGGCGATGCCCATGAAATCAGGCAGGTTTTTATCAATATCCTGAAAAATGGAATTGAAGCAATGCCCACAGGCGGAAGCATCTACATCATCGCTAAAATCGAGAGGGATCATGTAAGGATCCAGTTCCGGGATGAGGGCGTGGGTATGAATAAAGAGCAGCTCAACAGGCTCGGACATCCTTACTACTCTACAAAGGAAAAAGGCACAGGCCTTGGCATGATGATTTCCTTTGATATCGTCCAGAGGATGAGAGGAAGAATCAATGTTGAAAGCGAAGAAGGGAAAGGCACCACCTTTACCATCCTGCTGCCATGCGAGTAACTTAGAATTTTATCAGTAAATAAGAGCTCTATCGGCCAGGGGGGGATCCAGAATACTAATTATATTGAAAAGAAGGCGAGTAGCCTTTTTCCTTTATATTAGGCTCTGTGAAGTGGGCAGTCGCCTCCGCTTTTCTATGTTGGAAGTTTTTTTAGTGCGTCGAAATACATTATTAAGCTATAATAATTTTTAAAAGATTTTCATAATTGTTTTACGGGAAGGGGTAGGACTGTGGCTGATTTTAATACTTATTTTTTGATGAAGGCGGATGAGGTCATTTCATATGTGAAGGAAAAGACCGATTTTTTTGATAGAAATGCTGATTTGAGCTGTACGGAAATTGGGGATGGCAATTTGAATTATGTTTTCCGGGTTATTGATGGGAAATCTGGCAAATCGCAGATTGTGAAACAGGCGGGTGATACAGCGAGGATTTCTGATGAGTTCAAGCTTTCTACTAACCGGATCAGGATTGAGTCCAATGTGCTTAAGCTTGAGGGCGAGCTGGCACCCGGTTTGGTCCCTGATGTATACCTGTTTGATGAGGTAATGAACTGCTGTGTGATGGAGGATCTCTCAGATCATACAATTCTACGAACTGCGCTTAATGAAGGCCGGATTTTTCCAAAGCTTGCGGATGACCTGACGACTTTCATGGTCAATACGCTTTTGCTGACTTCTGATGTGGTCATGGAGCATAAAGCGAAGAAGGCTTTGGTCCAGGATTATATCAACCCTGAATTGTGTGAAATTTCCGAGGACCTTGTATACTCTGAACCTTTTACAGACCATAACAACCGGAATGATCTGTTCCCGGCCAATAAGGAATGGATAGAGGAGAATATATACGGCGATGATAAATTGCGCTTTGAAGCTGCGAAGCTGAAATTCGCATTCATGACTAATGCCCAGGCGCTTGTCCATGGTGATTTGCATTCAGGATCTGTTTTTGTAAAAGAAGATTCTACAAAAGTAATCGACCCTGAATTCGCGTTTTACGGTCCGATGGGCTATGACGTTGGAAACGTAGTGGCAAACCTGATTTTTGCGTGGTCGAGGGCTTATGTAACAAATGCTGATGAAAAATATGTTTCCTGGCTTGAGGATACAATCAAAGATACGGTTGACCTTTTTGCGAAAAAATTCCTGGCAAGCTGGCAGGAAAATGTCACTGATATCATGGCGAAGGAGCAGGGCTTCGACCGCTGGTACCTGGATTCTGTCCTTCAGGATACAGCTTCGGTGACCGGCATGGAGATGATCCGCCGTATTGCTGGCCTGGCGAAGGTTAAGGATATGACGACAATCGCAGATGAGGCGCAGCGCGTCGCAGCGGAAAGAATCTGCCTGTCATCAGCAAAGCAATTCATTCTGGAATCAGCCAGCTACAAAACTGGCGAACAATTTTTAACTGTAGTAAAGGATGCAGCTTCACGCCATAATATGCGATAATAGGACGTTCCCTATCTGATTTTTAGAGAAAGAGAGGCGCATCATATGTTGCTTCTGGAAGAACGGATGAAAGTCGTAGAATACGGCAAGAAAATCATTTCAAACGGCCTGACGAAAGGGACGGGTGGAAACATCAGCATTTTCAATCGGGAAAAGAAGCTGGTTGCCATCAGTCCGAGCGGGATTGACTATTTTGAAACGAAGCCTGAAGATGTGGTGATCATAAATTTGGATGGAGAAATCGTCGATGGCAGCAAAAAGCCTTCGAGCGAGCTGGACATGCATTTGATTTTTTATCAGCGCCGGGAAGATTTGAATGCGCTTGTCCACACCCACTCGCCATATGCAAAAACGATTGCGACCCTTGGATGGGACATTCCGCCGATCACTTATTTGGTGGCGTTTGCCGGACCGAATGTAAGGTGCGCTCCATATGCAACATTTGGAACGAAGGAGCTGGCGGAAAAGGCTTTTGAAGGCATGGTGGATAGAAGAGCCGTGTTGTTGGCCAACCACGGCATGATCGCCGGCGCCCATAATATCGAAACAGCTTTTACGGTCGCTGAGGAAATCGAGTTCAGCGCCCAGGTATATTACCAGGCAAAAGCGATTGGTGAGCCTATAGAGCTTTCTGATGAAGAAATGTCCCGCCTGTCAAAGAAATTCGAGACATACGGCCAGAGATGACCCTCTTTTTAGAGGGTTTTTTCTATGCTATCAGGCTCGGCGATGAAAATAGAGGGGCACAAAATCAATAGATTATGCTATGATAATTTAAAAGAAAAAAGTGGACTTACTGGATAGTTTTACTAGAGGGGGACAGGCTGGCTATGAGAGCAAGGACTAGGAAGAGTGAACCTTTTTCATTTGACAAACTGAAGGAATTTTTCACTACTGTGCTGCTGCATCTTAGTTTTTATGCCTTCATTGTGTTTCTCGTTATTTTTTTCATAGATAATTTCAGTTAAGTACATAAAAAACACAGCTGCCGTGATTGGCAGCTGTGTTTTGTTCTATTATGGATTCAACGGATTGTCGCCGTTGTGAGGATCCATAGGGTTATTGTTTCTGTTCTGGTTCGGGTTGTTCAAGTTTGGCGGCGTGCCAGGGTTATGATTCTGGTTCGGATTGTTTAAGTTTGGCGGTGTGCCAGGATTTTGGTTCAGATTGTTCAAGTTTGGCGGTGTAGCAGGGTTCTGGTTGACCGGGTTGTTCTTTTTCATTTTCTGCTGCTGGACCGCTGCTTGGTCAATGCTGGTTTTTTCGATTTTCTCGTCGAACTTGGTCAGGTATTTTGAAGCGAAATTTTTGCCTCCAAGTCCAAATGCAAGTCCGAATGCGAGCGCCAATCCACCAAGGGTAAGGATGAAGGCTGCGTTCACGATGGCAGGTGCGACACCAAGCTGGTCAAGTGCCATGAAGACAGCGATGGTAATGATCGCATATTTTGCGACAGTTGCCAGCACATTTGATGAATCACCCTGCAGGATGCTGCTGAGTACTTTCTTCGCAAGACCGCCGAGCCATAGGCCGACACCAAGGATGACAATCGCGGCAATGACATGTGGAAGATATGCGATTACACCACGTGCAAGGTCGACGAAGAAATCAAGTTTTACGACATTCAGTGCTTCGGCTACAAACAAGAGGACAACGATGACCTGGACGATATAGCCGACGATTTCTGATAAGCTTAATGAGTTTGGACGGTTAGCATTGCTGCCTAGTCCCACTCCTTTAAAATAAGAATCGAAACCAATTCTTTTTAACAAATCAGCTGTGAATTTCTTCAGCCATTTTCCCAGCCACAGGCCAATCATGACAAGAATGATGGCAACGACGATATTCGGAATCATCGTCAGGATATCATTCAGCATCGCGATAGCGGGCTCGGAAATTCCTTCGACATCAAGGCGTTCAAGTGCAGCGATGACTGTTGGAATCAAAATCAATACGAAAGCAATCGTGCCAATCACTCGTGAAAGGCTTGTGCCTTCAAATAGTCGGGATAAGCCGAAACGCTGTACTAGTTTTTCCGTGCCAATGCTTTGCAAAAAGTTCGTCAGGATATCGCGGACGATTTTAGCGACAAAGTAGCCTATTAAAAGAATCAGTGCAGCACCGAATAGTTTAGGAATGAAGGAAAGGATTCCTGCAATCATGCTTTCAAATGGCTCTGAAACGCCGCGCAGATTAAGGGCTGACAGTACGGCCGGCAATGCCATCAGCAATACGAGATAGAAGACGATATTCGCAACCGTGTCTACCGCATTTGTTGTCTGCTGGTTGTCGACCGTAAGCTTGTACTTGCTTAGTTTTTCATGGACACCGAGCGTCTTGCCGCCTTTTTGGATCAGGAACTTCAGGCCTGATGCAATCAGCCAGGCAAATAACAGGATCAATCCGGCTTTCAGGATGTTAGGGATCGCTGCGGCAATCGTTGAGAACATTCCGATCAGCGGCTCAGTCAAAACATATAAATCTAAGATATTCAGGAACATGATGAAGACAAATACTAGAATTAAAATATAGACTATCTTACTGATGATTTTCTCCGCTGAATACTTCTTATTGTTCATGTTAGAAAAAAGCTTGTTATCGAGGCTGGTTTTCTGAAGCCCCTTGTACACAGCTTTTTCAATCAATTTTGCGACAAGCCATCCCACAAGCAGGACCGCAAGTGCAATCAGCACATTTGGCAGTTTGCCAAGAATGCTGTCCCAGCCATTGTAAAAATTATTGTTCAAACTTCTCACTCCTTATTTTAATTGGACCTTCATGGTGTTCTGCGAATGTTCAGGATAAGACCAAGAAGAGTTGCAGCTATACTTGTAAAAAGGTCCTAGTTAGCTAGCAAGCATACTTTAATCTACCCATTTGTTGCTGTTATAAACAAAGGGGAGTGTTGTTCCAATAGCAATATTATTGTTGAGTGAGTGAGAGAGGGTTTAGGTAGAATATGGATGTGAATTGATAGAAGGAGGGTTGTTTTAGAGGCAGACAGGTTAGTAGTTTGATCAGTGTGCAGCATGGAAAAAAAAAAACGGGCGCTGGGCCCGTTTTCTTCTATACTAAGCTTTCTTGGATCTCTTCAAATACATGTAAACCAAATATCCGGCAATCATGACGACACCAAGGACGATTGTCAGCATCGCGAAGTTTTCCTCGATGAATGGCATGGCCTTGTCGCCTAGTGCGACGATGATGGCTGCTTCAAGAAAGAAACGTGCACCGCGGCCGATGATTGACCAGATAATGAGTGTCGGAATCCTAACGTTGGAGATTCCTGAAAAAATCGTGAAGACTTTGTATGGGATAGGTGTAAAGCCAGCAATGAGGATGGCCATTGCACCGTATTTTTCAAAATAGCGTTCGACCAGGACAATTTTCTCTTCTTTTATAAAATATCGCAGGATTGGACGGCCGACTTTTTTACCGATATACCAGCCAAGCAGGGCGCCGAGTACGGAACCTGCCGTTGTGATGAAGGCGTACCAGAGGGCCTTGTCAGGATTGGCAATACCCATTGGAATCATCAAAACATCGGGAGGAATCGGGAAAAAGGAAGATTCCAGGAAAGACACGAAGAATAATCCCCATGAACCAAATTCAAGCAGCCATTCTTCAATCGCGTGGATCCATTCAGACATGAAACAGTATCTCCTTTGAGTTGTTATAGTATGTCTTGCAAAATAAACCTAGTTAGAAGTATACCATTTTTACTTCTGTTAGAGCCAACTATTTCAGCAAAGAGAGATTAACTGTGGCTTCATGTTTTATTTCATCAGGCAGGTTTGTTTATATGGAATTAAGGCACCCATTCTTTAATTTGAGGTTGAAAGTGGTAATCTATAAAAGGAATGTATTAAAAGAGGGAGTTGTTTATGGAATACATACTGTATTTGCTCCTGGGCGGATTGATCAGTGTCCTTTCAGGATTTTTCGGAGTAGGCGGAGGCTTTATCCTGACGCCGATTTTACTGTTGTTAGGCTTTTCGCCGCTTGAGGCAATCACAACCAGCTTATTTTTCACGGTGGGTACTTCGATTTCTGGGATTACCGCGCATATTCGCATGAAAAATATCCTCTGGAAAGAGGGGCTGACCATGGGGCTGAGCGGAATTGCCGCGACACAGCTGGCACGGCCGCTGGTTTATGCCCTGGAGGCGCGGGGCTGGGATGATATTGTCATTCCGTTCCTCTATATTGTGCTGCTTGCTTATTTTGCGATAAAGATGATTCGCCAGGGAAGGAAGAAGGATGAGGAAATCGCTGCACCAGCCGATTTTTCGCTGCCAAAGCTGTTGGCTGTTGGCTTCCTCGGAGGCTTCGTCTCGGCAACGCTCGGAGTGGGAGGAGGCTTCATCATCGTTCCGCTGATCATTACATCGCTCGGCTTCAATCCGAAAAAGGCAGTCGGAACGAGTCTGTTTGCGGTGCTGCTCATTGTCTCAGTAGGGTTCATATCCTATGCGGTCGATACGGATATCAATTACTTCATTGGTCTAATGCTGATTGCCGGTGCACTAGTCGGCTCCCAGTTCGGCGCAAGAATGACTTCCTATTTTGAAAACAAGGAAATGAACGCGATGCTTGGGATCCTTTATCTTGTCACGCTGGCAGGAGCGGTCCTGAAGCTTTTTGACCTGAATAAAACAGGCCTGGTGATCATGGGGATGTTCATACTGTACTTTTTTACAATGTCCATTCGTAAAATAAAGACAGAAAAGGCAAAGAAAAAAGGCTGACTCAGCCTTTTTTCTATTTATGCCTCAGAGGTGACTGGGTGCTTGATGAAAGGAGGAATCTCGAGTCCGGGACTCTTTCTGACAAAAAATGCACCATTTCTTTTAAATGGCTCCTGTTGATATGGGATATCACCTTGATCCGGTGTAAAGTGGAATTGAATGGTATCTGTATCTCCAAAGGAAGAAATAATGTCGTTCATGTTTACAGGGGCGGTGCAGATCACGTCATACAGTTGGACGGTCCTGTATTCTCTTATGAAAATTAAAATAGCGTCTGCTTCTGCAAGGTAGTATAGGTGGTCGTTATATACATTAAGGATATGGTACATTGTGATCCCGGCAGAATTGGCAGTCGCAAAGGCATTGGAAACTGGGACTCTGGTATAGATAAATTTTTCAATCATCTCAAGGTCCTCAGGAATTCTTAATTTCCTTAATGGCAGCGGATCAGTCCCCGTCAAAGTTTTCGTCGAGTATTGATGTTCCTCAACTTGTTCAAATCCAAATTTCGGATAAAAATTCAGCGCGCTGTCGTTGGCGAACAAGTACATTAAGTCATACTTTCCTTCGTATTCATCCAGAACATGGTTCATCAAGCAGGCTGACAGGCCTTTGTTCCGATACCGCGGATGGGTCATGACGGTGCCGATTTGCAGGGCTTTATGGCTTTTTCCCTCGATAACCAAATCAAGCTCGTTGACCGATACATTGGCGATAATTTGGTCGCCGTCTGCATAGGAATACGGGATGTACCTTTCTCCCCAATATCCGCGCTCATGCCAGCTCGTGAAATCAAGGCCGAAAATGTCGGCGGCAAGCTGGATAAAACTTTTTCTCAAAACTTCATTCTCACGGTAATGGCTTACTAGCATCATATATCAAAACTCCTGTCTCTCGAGGCAAACATATAGGTTTTATGATGGAATCGGATGCCATATATCAGCCCCATCGCGAGCATATTGCCCATAAGCGAGCTTCCGCCATAACTGATGAATGGCAGCGGGATGCCGGTAATCGGCAGCAGCTGGATCGTCATCCCGACATTCTGGAAAACATGGAAGGTGACCATGCTGATGACTCCCGCGCTGATGTAGGTATTGAATGGGTCATTTGTATCCAGGGCAGTCTTGGTCAGATGGTAGATTAGCAGGAAGTACAGGCTGATGACAAAACTGCCGCCCACAAAGCCGAATTCCTCGCCAATCACACTGAAAATAAAGTCTGTATGGCTTTCGGGAATATAGACCTCACTGCCATTGATCCCTTTTCCAGTCAACATGCCTGATCCAATTGCACTGAGGGATTTTAATAGATGATAACCGTATTCCGGGTAGCTATCAGGATCAAGCCAGGCATAAATGCGCCCAAACTGGTACGTTTTTACCCCTAAATATTTTTTCAGGAGCTCAGGCTTCCAGATGACGAGATACAGAATGCCGGCTCCAAATGCAGCCCCGCCGCCATAGAGCGGAAGGATGATTTTCCATGTGATGCCTGAAACAAGGATGATCCCGGTGAAAATGGCAAGCACGACGAGAGAGGTGCCCAGGTCAGGCTGGAGCATGATCATTCCAAGTGGCAAGGCGGTTATGAAACCAAGCTTGATGAAAAGCAGGAAATCTGTTTGAAGCGTCTTTACCGAATGTTTTTTATGATGGGCATAGATCGTGCTGCTAAGGGCAAGAATCAAGAAGACCTTCATGAATTCTGAGGGCTGGATCGAACCGAATGGCTCGATGAAGAACCAGCTTTTGGCCCCGTTTCGTTCTTCGGCGATACTGGCTGGAGCGAAAAACAGGAAGACAAGCAGGAACACCCCGAACCCGTACAAATACCATGAAAGTTTGCGGTATTGTTCACTGTCGAACATCATCACAACAGCGATGATCCCAGATCCGACGACATACCAGAATATTTGCTTGTATAAAAAATTCTGACCGACATACTGCCCTGTCTTTTGTGCGCTGTATATGGCGACGCAGCTGGTCAGAAAAAACAGCATTAAGAGGAGCGTCAACGTCCAATCAAATCTATCGAATTTTTTAATCGATTTCTCCATTTGCTACACCCTGTCCCATTCATTATTCCGGTGAATTTTGCTGCTTGCAGTTAGTTCTCGGGCTCACTGATCGGCAGTCTTACCATTTTATGCTAACGTAAAAGGATGATTCTTACAATCCCTGCCAAGGTAAGATATTCCTGTACCTATTAGACGATTTAATAGGCGGGTTAGTTTCTGATCAAAGCTGGATTCTTTTCGCGGAAAAGGTCGATAATAATTATGTTTTTGAAGAGTCAGAATAAGATATTTTCTGCCGTTTTTGTTAGAATGGAAGAAGTGTTATTTGTACGGAGCCGCTGGCAGTTTGCAGCTGAGAATTTTTCCGGGAGGTTTTGCCTTTGAAAAAGAACCATCCTTATAGCAGGGATATACTATACGTCCATTTGAACGAACGGGACCAGTACGTGCTCTCGCATGGGATCGAATTCCATGAATTCGCACGGGTCTTGTCTGATTCACTCAACCATTTGCTGCTGTTGAAGCATCGCTATGAGGATGGTGAGTTCAACAGACATACTTTATTTGAGTATGTACCTGAGGACAGCGTTGAAAAATTGGTCGGAGCGAATGTACATGCATACGGTGATTTTTGCTGGATCGATTTTGAGGAAGTGGAGGCATTGAATGTGCTGTCGGCCCATGAAATTGCTGAGCTTCTGTATCTCGGGCATATCAAGCATCATTTGAAACTGCCTTTTTATAATCAGCTTAATAATCGATTCGTGTTCCTCTCCACTGAAGATGGCTGGTTCAATAAAACCTATTACCGCAATCTCAATGACTTTTTCCGCATGCTTGGCCATGTCCTTTCAGGCAAGCTGGGGGAGATGAAGCCGGAAAAAACGCTGCTTGGGATCCGGAAAAAGAAATCCTATCCTTCCGTCAGCAAGGAAATCCTGAAATCATTGACGCCAGCCCTGAAGGAAGGGGCGGTGTTTTCGTTGAAAAACATCCAGCAAAGCCGCAACAGAATTGAAATCCCAATCTGGATCATTGGTGATTTTGCCAACATGGATGATATGCATGATGAATATAAAGAAGCCAGCCGAAGCACTCCGGATGGCAGGATTGTCTTCGATAAAAAAGCGAAAGAATGGAGCTTGCTTGCTCAATAACGTCGAAA
The window above is part of the Mesobacillus jeotgali genome. Proteins encoded here:
- a CDS encoding L-fuculose-phosphate aldolase — its product is MLLLEERMKVVEYGKKIISNGLTKGTGGNISIFNREKKLVAISPSGIDYFETKPEDVVIINLDGEIVDGSKKPSSELDMHLIFYQRREDLNALVHTHSPYAKTIATLGWDIPPITYLVAFAGPNVRCAPYATFGTKELAEKAFEGMVDRRAVLLANHGMIAGAHNIETAFTVAEEIEFSAQVYYQAKAIGEPIELSDEEMSRLSKKFETYGQR
- a CDS encoding cold-shock protein, with amino-acid sequence MENGKVKWFNAEKGFGFIEREGGEDVFVHFSAIQGEGFKTLEEGQEVSFDVEQGARGPQAANVTKL
- a CDS encoding GNAT family N-acetyltransferase, with the translated sequence MMLVSHYRENEVLRKSFIQLAADIFGLDFTSWHERGYWGERYIPYSYADGDQIIANVSVNELDLVIEGKSHKALQIGTVMTHPRYRNKGLSACLMNHVLDEYEGKYDLMYLFANDSALNFYPKFGFEQVEEHQYSTKTLTGTDPLPLRKLRIPEDLEMIEKFIYTRVPVSNAFATANSAGITMYHILNVYNDHLYYLAEADAILIFIREYRTVQLYDVICTAPVNMNDIISSFGDTDTIQFHFTPDQGDIPYQQEPFKRNGAFFVRKSPGLEIPPFIKHPVTSEA
- a CDS encoding FtsW/RodA/SpoVE family cell cycle protein; its protein translation is MEKSIKKFDRFDWTLTLLLMLFFLTSCVAIYSAQKTGQYVGQNFLYKQIFWYVVGSGIIAVVMMFDSEQYRKLSWYLYGFGVFLLVFLFFAPASIAEERNGAKSWFFIEPFGSIQPSEFMKVFLILALSSTIYAHHKKHSVKTLQTDFLLFIKLGFITALPLGMIMLQPDLGTSLVVLAIFTGIILVSGITWKIILPLYGGGAAFGAGILYLVIWKPELLKKYLGVKTYQFGRIYAWLDPDSYPEYGYHLLKSLSAIGSGMLTGKGINGSEVYIPESHTDFIFSVIGEEFGFVGGSFVISLYFLLIYHLTKTALDTNDPFNTYISAGVISMVTFHVFQNVGMTIQLLPITGIPLPFISYGGSSLMGNMLAMGLIYGIRFHHKTYMFASRDRSFDI
- a CDS encoding ATP-binding protein; amino-acid sequence: MIEFVKDLILHFSIILSLGFMYNFLWMQKRSVYKKQVFKMAILATLLMTMALPVRFHGGMEFDLKLVPVFIAFFYLSRTDSFLLVAVLLLLQGFVEIDKMAVTSINYIVILILFFSIEKVYKETTVNRKIALGLFVYGLITVTRLAAMINSGDAGDYLYLLVFSLVSFIALSVTIYIIEMTNLQLKMMHELHKAEKFSAISQLAASVAHEIRNPMTTIRGFMQVLQGERNLNDNQNLFISISLQELDRTQTIIDNFLSLAKPNTGSMAKINLSELLKQTIDFMRSYSHLANTELVEAIDKELCIKGDAHEIRQVFINILKNGIEAMPTGGSIYIIAKIERDHVRIQFRDEGVGMNKEQLNRLGHPYYSTKEKGTGLGMMISFDIVQRMRGRINVESEEGKGTTFTILLPCE
- the mtnK gene encoding S-methyl-5-thioribose kinase produces the protein MADFNTYFLMKADEVISYVKEKTDFFDRNADLSCTEIGDGNLNYVFRVIDGKSGKSQIVKQAGDTARISDEFKLSTNRIRIESNVLKLEGELAPGLVPDVYLFDEVMNCCVMEDLSDHTILRTALNEGRIFPKLADDLTTFMVNTLLLTSDVVMEHKAKKALVQDYINPELCEISEDLVYSEPFTDHNNRNDLFPANKEWIEENIYGDDKLRFEAAKLKFAFMTNAQALVHGDLHSGSVFVKEDSTKVIDPEFAFYGPMGYDVGNVVANLIFAWSRAYVTNADEKYVSWLEDTIKDTVDLFAKKFLASWQENVTDIMAKEQGFDRWYLDSVLQDTASVTGMEMIRRIAGLAKVKDMTTIADEAQRVAAERICLSSAKQFILESASYKTGEQFLTVVKDAASRHNMR
- a CDS encoding mechanosensitive ion channel, which codes for MNNNFYNGWDSILGKLPNVLIALAVLLVGWLVAKLIEKAVYKGLQKTSLDNKLFSNMNNKKYSAEKIISKIVYILILVFVFIMFLNILDLYVLTEPLIGMFSTIAAAIPNILKAGLILLFAWLIASGLKFLIQKGGKTLGVHEKLSKYKLTVDNQQTTNAVDTVANIVFYLVLLMALPAVLSALNLRGVSEPFESMIAGILSFIPKLFGAALILLIGYFVAKIVRDILTNFLQSIGTEKLVQRFGLSRLFEGTSLSRVIGTIAFVLILIPTVIAALERLDVEGISEPAIAMLNDILTMIPNIVVAIILVMIGLWLGKWLKKFTADLLKRIGFDSYFKGVGLGSNANRPNSLSLSEIVGYIVQVIVVLLFVAEALNVVKLDFFVDLARGVIAYLPHVIAAIVILGVGLWLGGLAKKVLSSILQGDSSNVLATVAKYAIITIAVFMALDQLGVAPAIVNAAFILTLGGLALAFGLAFGLGGKNFASKYLTKFDEKIEKTSIDQAAVQQQKMKKNNPVNQNPATPPNLNNLNQNPGTPPNLNNPNQNHNPGTPPNLNNPNQNRNNNPMDPHNGDNPLNP
- a CDS encoding YqaA family protein — translated: MSEWIHAIEEWLLEFGSWGLFFVSFLESSFFPIPPDVLMIPMGIANPDKALWYAFITTAGSVLGALLGWYIGKKVGRPILRYFIKEEKIVLVERYFEKYGAMAILIAGFTPIPYKVFTIFSGISNVRIPTLIIWSIIGRGARFFLEAAIIVALGDKAMPFIEENFAMLTIVLGVVMIAGYLVYMYLKRSKKA
- a CDS encoding sulfite exporter TauE/SafE family protein; translation: MEYILYLLLGGLISVLSGFFGVGGGFILTPILLLLGFSPLEAITTSLFFTVGTSISGITAHIRMKNILWKEGLTMGLSGIAATQLARPLVYALEARGWDDIVIPFLYIVLLAYFAIKMIRQGRKKDEEIAAPADFSLPKLLAVGFLGGFVSATLGVGGGFIIVPLIITSLGFNPKKAVGTSLFAVLLIVSVGFISYAVDTDINYFIGLMLIAGALVGSQFGARMTSYFENKEMNAMLGILYLVTLAGAVLKLFDLNKTGLVIMGMFILYFFTMSIRKIKTEKAKKKG